From the Desulfovibrio sp. JY genome, one window contains:
- a CDS encoding tape measure protein: protein MAENRVRIIIDLPPEQAVQGVGKIVDAMDGLGATVTRAGKEADAALSSTMAKTKELASQGKVTADTLEAAYQKLGMRSGNAIRADIAETVAAYKKLASSGATSGRDLEAALTATKSRVADLRRELSRVKEVDSLKAQVRQAQQFGAELGNLEALARTAGTAIVSYLSVRGLADMAADIMAVGMQFDALRNSLKTASGDSATAAADFAFVSSEAKRLGLELLSTGQAYAQLKNASKGTALEGQETEKIFSAVAEASRALHLTSDQTSGALLSLQQMMSKGTVQAEELRGQLGERLPGAFNLAAQAMGVTTSELGKMLEQGQVLAVDLLPKLAEAMHQAYGAGAAEAATSAAAEMERLKNAVAEYKDMVYTAFSEELAGAIRSTNSLLSENKESVNLYLLGIKGYAAGAAAEIKKVGDEAGISAGKVMKAAEAIARFIPGLKTVMMVKDFWAGVGDAVQSKGQDTAQQKELTTLLGEIEDIAKNGQKSSLKSYSQDEFNKMMGLAPSYDSSKLMSGVPLSALSKLQKAWSDIVPKIAQVNKDISSGNLQGTGLEKALQDRAKLYDGLTIAQGDYQKSLTKGSKAEANAAVAAERYGEQASAYLIQAQDQYAQLVAQLEGDPLSAKLAAIDRQYNSAAASISRSMIGAKGSTEAARAALEQLEKNRAVAKKIAEADAWKKSMQDAANMLGELGRLSGDPNALYASSMTTAQTWEADQKKRINALQDEAEKTKQLGELQQVMALKELEARKQAYEDLAGVSSEYFDAEKQRIEQHLAIVKQNATDERAYKIYEAQQWDAYNKALLEKQEQYASSFAEVLSAKWALTYGTYKSAATQAQAAWEQTAQSIVDATNNVVDSIVSGVGDMVRGFGDGTTSIESLFQSLKSRAISIFASMIEEMLRRWLNDFVGRLDIGSLFGSSSSSSSTGSGISLSNLTGSAGSGSSGSISSGLSGLKSLGDYIGKATGGSFADSLASTTSDIGVVIGDAPDIGKSIGKELSQYGDVWNAGSDMWSTGESFASSFSSAASTASSLSSVLSSTLGVVGAVGAVAGLVTSLFSSSEKTEKTGSGYKIAINAGTLNMSGVDFYKTTTQSAMGGTSTSNFSVDTGMVDPDVAKAVNDALKEAAENLHDFGKVLGITTGDLLAGLTMPEMTITDGQMDSYIRNTSNVMAFQALDNSGLRGAFDAVAERYEVYVDEFSRLADAYQLVGGYTEAYGYDLETLAGITADDIASIRQINTETAEGTSQAILSMASAMGATSDQLAELAANANDGSAALAVTDQQLSKILQADYASQLEDAVGGEDAFQTLMQNLVKNVLNSVEAYQEQASYYTDKANQSLQELGASGVTIDNFWQRFDAAMHGALSVDDFEKWADAAGWVNALNTISDALDSWATTVHQAYQALDVRALKAQGLDYQADLTETLASAEQELTAARAAGYDAAYLARLAEVQALEYAAKIAQHAEDYAKELRDAQKRYATAIDDNSSLIAIQMAENAAELADLAKTYNWSVGSAEEALFQTLQKAQWAELIAQIRDSGDAITQATEAMQRDLEARKATLAGYDAEAEALQKVAGFADELTQAYEDGVDDSLLADLMQVQIDELAKYWSDTLDSMKSDLQDLYKSQSDLMDTLNGSTQTAMQELQALFVRYKAGETDLADQIIESLQSIASAVDSMVNDIHDTIYKIRTGEDYTTDSANVVADNALAYYNEQLAKAASGDTDAMGSIGTYATSYLDAVKSSTADESVYASARDYVTSTLSSLASGASSGTSGLSDIAQTVTDDQIAKAELAIKQAEVAQRKTQYDTLWAQAVAAFQGSKYGSLVAQMATTAVGWSGGVGNLLSSDYWDGGTNSMRAADAILSGSGGMTSAAYVGWYLTNYGAGTGYVDWSGALSQWVTSSQATWPSVAALPSDVMSLYSQAMSAYSQWQALKSTYGFDAGGVIVSDSAWGDNTLVRANDAERVLTPSQNEAFEEIAFGRGNGELVSVLIARMDRLADKVDQFRAESGQWNRIKTRKLSSMDARQDDWAVTGSLQVGVKGTVTVDGKVEVAS, encoded by the coding sequence GTGGCTGAGAACAGGGTCCGCATCATAATTGATCTGCCCCCAGAGCAGGCCGTCCAGGGCGTCGGAAAGATCGTCGACGCCATGGACGGCTTGGGGGCTACGGTTACGCGTGCGGGCAAAGAAGCCGACGCGGCCCTGTCCTCGACCATGGCCAAGACCAAGGAGCTGGCCAGCCAGGGCAAGGTCACGGCCGACACTCTCGAAGCCGCTTATCAAAAGCTCGGCATGCGGTCCGGGAATGCCATCCGGGCCGATATCGCCGAGACCGTCGCCGCATACAAGAAGCTGGCAAGCTCCGGGGCGACGTCCGGACGCGACCTGGAAGCCGCCCTGACGGCCACAAAATCCAGGGTTGCCGACCTGCGCCGCGAACTATCCCGGGTCAAGGAGGTGGACAGCCTCAAGGCCCAGGTGCGCCAGGCGCAGCAGTTCGGTGCAGAATTGGGCAATCTAGAGGCCCTGGCCAGGACGGCCGGCACAGCGATCGTGTCGTACCTGTCTGTTCGTGGGCTGGCCGATATGGCCGCCGACATCATGGCCGTGGGTATGCAGTTCGATGCCCTGCGCAACTCCCTGAAGACTGCCAGCGGCGATTCCGCGACCGCCGCCGCCGATTTCGCGTTTGTGAGCAGCGAGGCCAAGCGTCTGGGGTTGGAGTTGCTATCGACCGGCCAAGCCTATGCCCAGCTCAAGAACGCCTCCAAGGGCACGGCGCTGGAAGGCCAGGAGACAGAAAAGATATTTTCCGCCGTGGCCGAGGCGTCCCGGGCGCTCCATTTGACCTCTGACCAGACGAGCGGTGCGCTTTTATCCCTCCAACAGATGATGTCCAAGGGCACGGTCCAGGCCGAGGAGCTGCGGGGCCAGCTGGGTGAACGCCTTCCGGGTGCATTTAACCTGGCTGCCCAGGCCATGGGCGTTACCACCTCCGAGTTGGGCAAGATGTTGGAACAGGGGCAGGTGTTGGCCGTGGACCTCCTGCCGAAGCTGGCCGAGGCCATGCACCAAGCCTATGGGGCCGGCGCGGCCGAAGCGGCCACCAGCGCCGCCGCCGAAATGGAGCGCCTCAAGAACGCCGTCGCCGAGTACAAGGACATGGTTTACACGGCGTTTAGCGAAGAGTTGGCGGGAGCGATCCGCAGCACGAACAGCCTGCTCAGTGAAAACAAGGAAAGCGTCAACCTCTACCTGCTGGGCATCAAGGGATATGCCGCAGGCGCGGCGGCTGAGATCAAGAAAGTTGGCGACGAGGCCGGGATATCCGCCGGAAAGGTCATGAAGGCCGCCGAAGCGATTGCGCGTTTTATCCCGGGCTTGAAAACGGTGATGATGGTTAAGGATTTTTGGGCGGGGGTAGGTGACGCTGTCCAGTCCAAGGGCCAGGATACAGCGCAGCAGAAAGAGCTTACTACGCTATTGGGTGAGATAGAGGACATCGCTAAGAACGGGCAAAAGTCGAGCCTGAAGAGCTATTCGCAGGATGAGTTTAACAAGATGATGGGACTTGCCCCGTCCTATGACTCTTCCAAGCTCATGTCCGGCGTGCCTCTCTCTGCTCTGTCCAAGTTGCAAAAGGCATGGTCCGACATTGTCCCGAAAATAGCGCAGGTCAACAAAGATATTTCGAGCGGGAATTTGCAAGGAACCGGCCTGGAAAAAGCCCTCCAGGACAGAGCCAAGCTCTATGATGGGTTGACCATTGCGCAAGGCGACTACCAGAAGTCCCTGACGAAAGGGAGCAAGGCGGAAGCCAACGCTGCCGTTGCCGCCGAGCGGTACGGCGAGCAGGCGTCCGCCTACCTCATACAGGCCCAGGATCAGTATGCCCAGCTCGTCGCGCAGCTTGAAGGTGACCCGCTGAGTGCGAAGCTGGCAGCGATTGACCGGCAGTACAATTCGGCCGCGGCAAGCATAAGCAGGTCGATGATCGGGGCCAAGGGCTCCACCGAGGCCGCGCGTGCCGCCCTGGAGCAACTCGAAAAGAACCGGGCCGTCGCAAAGAAGATCGCCGAGGCTGACGCTTGGAAGAAATCCATGCAGGACGCGGCCAATATGCTGGGCGAGCTGGGGCGGCTGTCGGGCGACCCGAACGCCCTCTATGCCTCCTCCATGACCACGGCCCAGACCTGGGAGGCGGACCAAAAGAAGCGGATTAACGCCCTTCAGGACGAGGCGGAAAAGACGAAGCAGCTTGGCGAGCTGCAACAGGTCATGGCTTTGAAGGAGCTTGAGGCCAGAAAACAGGCATACGAAGACCTCGCCGGGGTCTCCAGCGAATATTTCGACGCCGAGAAGCAGCGCATCGAACAGCACCTTGCCATCGTCAAGCAAAATGCAACGGACGAGCGGGCCTATAAAATTTACGAGGCCCAGCAGTGGGACGCCTATAACAAGGCACTGCTCGAAAAGCAGGAACAGTATGCGAGCAGCTTCGCCGAAGTGCTGTCCGCGAAATGGGCGCTCACCTACGGGACCTACAAATCCGCCGCGACCCAGGCCCAGGCCGCCTGGGAGCAGACCGCCCAATCGATCGTCGATGCCACAAACAATGTGGTGGATAGCATTGTCAGCGGCGTCGGCGATATGGTGCGCGGTTTTGGCGATGGCACCACCAGCATCGAGAGCTTATTTCAGAGCCTGAAATCCCGCGCTATCAGCATCTTTGCGTCTATGATCGAGGAGATGCTCCGGCGCTGGCTCAACGATTTCGTGGGGCGACTCGACATCGGGAGTCTGTTCGGCTCGTCGTCCAGCTCCAGCTCGACCGGAAGCGGAATCAGTCTGTCCAACCTGACGGGATCGGCCGGTAGCGGCTCTTCCGGCAGCATCTCCAGCGGGTTGTCGGGCTTAAAGAGCCTTGGCGATTACATTGGCAAAGCTACGGGGGGCAGTTTTGCGGATTCCCTGGCCTCGACCACTTCGGACATAGGCGTTGTCATCGGCGATGCTCCGGACATCGGGAAATCCATCGGGAAAGAACTGTCGCAGTACGGCGACGTTTGGAACGCCGGCTCGGATATGTGGTCGACCGGTGAATCCTTCGCTAGCTCCTTTTCGTCGGCTGCCAGCACAGCCTCGTCGCTCTCTTCCGTCCTCTCCTCGACTTTGGGCGTGGTTGGGGCCGTCGGTGCCGTGGCCGGGCTGGTGACCAGCCTGTTTAGCTCCAGCGAAAAAACCGAGAAAACCGGCTCCGGCTACAAGATCGCCATCAACGCCGGCACGCTCAACATGAGCGGCGTGGATTTCTACAAGACCACCACGCAATCGGCCATGGGCGGCACGTCCACCTCCAATTTTTCGGTCGACACCGGCATGGTCGACCCCGATGTCGCCAAGGCGGTCAATGACGCGCTCAAGGAAGCGGCCGAGAATCTCCATGATTTCGGCAAGGTGCTCGGGATCACGACCGGCGACCTGCTGGCCGGGCTGACCATGCCCGAGATGACCATCACGGACGGGCAGATGGATAGCTATATCCGCAACACGTCCAACGTGATGGCGTTTCAAGCGTTGGACAATTCGGGGTTGAGGGGCGCGTTCGACGCCGTTGCCGAGCGATACGAGGTCTACGTCGACGAGTTTTCACGCCTCGCCGACGCCTACCAGCTGGTCGGCGGCTATACCGAGGCCTACGGCTACGACCTGGAGACCCTGGCCGGCATCACGGCCGACGACATCGCCTCGATCCGGCAAATCAATACCGAGACCGCCGAGGGCACATCGCAGGCTATCCTCTCCATGGCCAGCGCCATGGGGGCCACGTCCGACCAGCTGGCCGAGCTGGCGGCCAACGCCAACGATGGTTCGGCGGCGCTGGCGGTCACGGATCAGCAGCTCTCCAAAATACTCCAGGCCGACTACGCCAGCCAGTTGGAAGACGCCGTCGGTGGCGAGGATGCTTTCCAGACGTTGATGCAGAACCTCGTCAAAAACGTGCTGAACAGCGTCGAGGCCTACCAGGAGCAAGCGTCCTACTACACCGACAAGGCCAACCAGTCCCTCCAGGAGCTGGGGGCGTCCGGCGTCACCATCGACAATTTCTGGCAGCGGTTCGACGCGGCCATGCACGGGGCGCTGTCGGTCGACGATTTCGAGAAGTGGGCTGATGCCGCCGGCTGGGTAAACGCCCTCAACACCATCTCCGACGCCCTGGACTCGTGGGCGACGACCGTCCATCAGGCCTATCAGGCTCTGGATGTCCGGGCGCTCAAGGCACAGGGGCTCGATTATCAGGCCGACCTGACCGAGACCCTGGCCAGCGCCGAGCAGGAGCTGACGGCCGCCCGCGCCGCCGGGTACGACGCGGCCTATCTCGCCCGCCTCGCCGAGGTGCAGGCCCTGGAATACGCGGCCAAGATCGCCCAGCACGCCGAGGACTACGCCAAGGAGCTGCGCGACGCCCAAAAACGCTACGCCACGGCCATCGACGACAACTCCTCGCTCATCGCCATTCAGATGGCCGAGAACGCGGCCGAGCTGGCCGACCTCGCCAAAACCTACAATTGGAGCGTGGGATCGGCCGAGGAAGCCCTTTTCCAGACACTCCAGAAGGCCCAATGGGCGGAGTTGATCGCCCAAATCCGGGATTCCGGCGACGCCATCACCCAGGCGACCGAGGCCATGCAGCGGGACCTGGAGGCGCGCAAGGCGACGTTGGCCGGCTATGACGCCGAGGCCGAGGCGCTGCAAAAGGTCGCCGGTTTTGCCGACGAGCTGACCCAGGCTTACGAGGATGGCGTCGACGATAGCCTGCTCGCTGACCTCATGCAGGTCCAGATTGACGAGTTGGCTAAGTATTGGAGTGACACGCTCGACAGCATGAAATCCGATCTGCAAGACCTGTATAAGTCGCAGTCGGATTTGATGGACACGTTGAACGGCTCTACCCAGACAGCCATGCAGGAGTTGCAGGCCCTATTTGTGAGGTACAAGGCCGGAGAAACCGATCTTGCTGACCAGATCATTGAATCCCTGCAAAGCATTGCCTCAGCCGTGGATTCGATGGTCAACGACATCCACGACACGATTTACAAAATCCGCACCGGCGAGGATTACACGACAGACTCGGCCAATGTGGTCGCTGACAACGCCCTGGCCTATTACAATGAGCAGCTGGCCAAGGCGGCGTCCGGCGACACCGATGCCATGGGCTCCATCGGCACCTATGCCACCAGCTATCTGGACGCGGTCAAAAGCAGCACGGCCGACGAGTCGGTCTACGCCTCCGCCCGCGACTATGTGACCAGCACGTTGTCGTCCCTGGCCTCGGGCGCATCGTCGGGCACGTCCGGCCTGTCCGACATCGCCCAGACCGTGACCGATGACCAGATTGCCAAGGCCGAACTGGCCATCAAGCAGGCCGAGGTCGCGCAACGCAAGACCCAGTACGACACGCTGTGGGCGCAGGCCGTGGCTGCGTTCCAGGGGAGCAAGTATGGCTCTTTGGTGGCGCAGATGGCCACCACGGCCGTGGGCTGGTCCGGCGGCGTCGGCAACTTGCTGTCCTCGGATTATTGGGACGGCGGCACCAACTCCATGCGCGCTGCCGATGCGATCCTGAGCGGCTCCGGCGGCATGACGTCGGCCGCCTATGTCGGGTGGTACCTCACCAATTACGGGGCCGGCACCGGGTATGTCGACTGGTCGGGTGCGTTGTCCCAATGGGTCACGTCCTCCCAGGCCACATGGCCATCCGTCGCCGCGCTCCCGTCCGACGTCATGTCGCTCTACAGCCAGGCCATGTCCGCCTACAGCCAATGGCAGGCGCTCAAATCGACCTATGGTTTCGACGCCGGCGGCGTCATCGTCTCGGACAGCGCCTGGGGCGACAACACGCTGGTGCGCGCCAACGACGCCGAGCGCGTGCTGACGCCCAGCCAGAACGAGGCGTTCGAGGAAATCGCGTTCGGCCGTGGCAACGGCGAGCTGGTCTCGGTGCTCATCGCCCGGATGGATAGGCTGGCGGACAAGGTCGATCAGTTCCGCGCCGAATCCGGCCAGTGGAACCGCATCAAGACCCGTAAATTGTCCTCGATGGATGCCCGCCAGGATGATTGGGCGGTCACTGGCAGCCTGCAAGTCGGCGTCAAGGGCACGGTAACGGTGGACGGCAAGGTGGAGGTCGCCTCGTGA
- a CDS encoding DUF1834 family protein, whose product MADRTITEIEDGILAKLTPLAETHGVRAIEPYNGEMDLEKFEGAIQQWPAVLVHYTGSSFEDRGPRRAEYMEFVIFACARHGGDQALARRGDATTSGSYALLKAVADLLEGKKVIAAGDVFPCIRVGQQSEIQGRGLSVYSARYVIETVYLVSME is encoded by the coding sequence ATGGCGGACCGCACCATCACCGAGATCGAGGACGGCATCCTGGCCAAGCTCACGCCCCTGGCCGAGACCCACGGCGTGCGCGCCATCGAACCGTACAATGGCGAGATGGACCTCGAAAAATTCGAGGGAGCCATACAGCAGTGGCCGGCCGTGCTGGTCCACTACACCGGCTCGTCGTTTGAAGATCGTGGCCCACGCCGGGCGGAATATATGGAGTTCGTCATTTTTGCCTGCGCCCGTCACGGCGGCGATCAAGCCCTGGCGCGCCGGGGGGACGCCACCACCTCGGGCAGCTACGCGCTGCTCAAGGCCGTGGCCGACCTTCTGGAAGGCAAAAAGGTGATCGCGGCCGGCGATGTGTTCCCCTGTATCCGCGTCGGCCAACAGTCCGAAATCCAGGGCCGGGGCCTGAGCGTTTACTCGGCCCGCTATGTCATCGAAACCGTTTACCTCGTATCCATGGAGTAA
- a CDS encoding phage virion morphogenesis protein has protein sequence MAGFTIRIVDAALRTALATLASRLGNMQDVMDDIGNRLLNLARIGFTRQQAPDGTPWKPLAASTILARQKRGKWPGAILRVQGERGLFGSLNYKPGPTSVEIGAGWGNSAAYAAIHQFGGQAGRSHRVTIPARPYLPQSPLPDAYLRTCIDIINQYLAEAA, from the coding sequence ATGGCCGGCTTCACGATCCGCATCGTTGACGCGGCCCTGCGCACCGCCCTGGCCACCCTGGCCTCCCGGCTCGGCAATATGCAGGACGTCATGGACGATATCGGCAACCGGCTGCTCAATCTCGCCCGTATCGGGTTCACGCGGCAGCAGGCCCCGGACGGCACGCCCTGGAAGCCCCTTGCCGCGTCCACCATCCTGGCCCGGCAGAAGCGCGGCAAGTGGCCGGGGGCAATTCTACGGGTGCAGGGAGAACGCGGCCTCTTTGGCTCCCTGAACTACAAGCCCGGCCCCACGTCCGTGGAGATCGGGGCCGGCTGGGGCAACAGCGCCGCCTATGCCGCGATCCATCAGTTCGGCGGTCAAGCCGGTCGCAGCCACCGGGTGACCATCCCGGCCCGGCCGTACCTGCCGCAGTCGCCTTTGCCGGACGCCTATCTGCGGACGTGCATCGACATCATCAACCAGTACTTGGCGGAGGCTGCGTAG
- a CDS encoding DUF1320 domain-containing protein, which yields MYVDKAGMIDRYGERKLIQLTDRAVPATGGIVDAVLDKALADAAAAIHGYARSAGYAVPFASTPDMVDGWQAAIALYLLYRDEAPPKVKEDNDTALAQLKDLAAGRITLQAAGVEAPAPTEGEAVLIDAPIRIMTGDALKGF from the coding sequence ATGTACGTTGATAAAGCCGGCATGATCGACCGCTACGGCGAGCGCAAGCTGATCCAGCTGACCGACCGCGCCGTGCCCGCGACCGGGGGCATCGTCGACGCGGTTCTCGACAAGGCACTGGCCGACGCGGCCGCCGCGATCCACGGGTATGCGCGATCCGCTGGCTATGCCGTGCCGTTTGCCTCGACGCCGGACATGGTCGACGGCTGGCAGGCGGCCATCGCCCTGTACCTGCTCTACCGCGACGAAGCCCCCCCGAAGGTCAAAGAAGACAATGACACGGCCCTGGCCCAGCTCAAGGACTTGGCGGCCGGGCGCATCACCTTGCAGGCGGCCGGCGTCGAAGCGCCGGCTCCCACCGAGGGCGAGGCCGTGCTGATCGACGCGCCGATCCGCATCATGACCGGCGACGCACTCAAGGGGTTTTGA
- a CDS encoding Mu-like prophage major head subunit gpT family protein: MDVINAAALSTLFAGYRLLFQTAFAAAPSFWQRVAMLSPSTTAEEHYPWLADIGGLREWLGDRVVKALALHDYAIRNKPFEKTIGIKREAIEDDTYGIYGPRFTMLGDAAARHPDTLVFELLAAGFATACYDGQYFFDTDHPVEINGATVSVSNFGGGTDTAWYLLDTTRPVKPLIFQKRKDYNLVRLDRETDENVFMRGEYLYGVDARVNVGFGFWQMAYGSKQTLDADNYSAARAAMQSFKGEDGKPLGIMPNLLVVPPSLEGPARKLLKNEYNAAGATNEWFGTADVLPVPYLA; the protein is encoded by the coding sequence ATGGATGTCATCAACGCCGCCGCGCTGTCGACGCTGTTCGCCGGCTACCGCCTCCTGTTCCAGACCGCTTTTGCGGCCGCACCATCGTTTTGGCAAAGGGTGGCCATGCTCTCGCCCTCGACCACGGCCGAGGAGCATTATCCCTGGCTGGCCGATATCGGCGGCCTGCGGGAATGGCTCGGCGACCGTGTGGTCAAGGCACTCGCCCTGCATGACTACGCGATCCGCAACAAGCCGTTTGAGAAGACCATCGGCATCAAACGCGAGGCCATCGAAGACGACACCTACGGCATCTACGGACCGCGATTCACCATGCTCGGCGACGCGGCCGCGCGTCATCCCGACACCCTGGTCTTCGAGCTGCTCGCGGCCGGGTTCGCCACGGCCTGTTACGACGGCCAGTACTTTTTCGACACCGATCACCCGGTCGAGATCAACGGTGCCACCGTCAGCGTCTCCAACTTCGGCGGCGGAACGGATACGGCGTGGTATCTGCTGGATACGACCCGGCCGGTCAAGCCGCTGATCTTTCAGAAGCGCAAGGACTACAACTTGGTCCGCCTCGACCGCGAAACCGATGAAAACGTGTTCATGCGCGGCGAGTATCTTTATGGCGTGGACGCCCGCGTCAACGTCGGCTTCGGCTTCTGGCAGATGGCCTACGGCTCCAAGCAAACCCTGGATGCCGACAACTATTCCGCCGCCCGCGCGGCCATGCAGAGTTTCAAGGGCGAGGACGGCAAACCGCTCGGCATCATGCCCAACCTGCTCGTAGTCCCCCCCAGTCTGGAAGGCCCGGCGCGGAAGCTCCTGAAGAACGAATACAACGCAGCCGGAGCCACCAACGAATGGTTCGGGACGGCCGACGTGCTGCCCGTGCCGTACCTCGCGTAA
- a CDS encoding phage protease, producing MPAGSFAGRSGIGPFQLNDPQSVIDATLAAASGADLPIDYDHQILWSRDNGRPAPAAGWFKEFAVRDDGIWARVEWTPTAEACIAAREYRYLSPVFWFDVDGRVLRIEHAALTNTPELEMQALASRLHNPNGGEMTLEQVIAALAAAYGLKPDTTAEGIVTCAQGEAKSLAAMAKRLGLPETAMAYEADKALADVLAAVEETAKAMGMSDPVKPAQLAACARDVLAKRGQPDASPDPTKWAPVSELQAVASRLAALENSQAKDKAVEAVEAAMKAGKVTPGNKDWALAYASKDLEGFKAFAAVAPSIVKPGQEGPHGQPPAADGQLGEIDLAVCSRLGLDPEAFKKSLKKEGV from the coding sequence ATGCCCGCCGGTTCATTCGCCGGCCGGAGTGGGATCGGGCCATTTCAACTGAATGACCCACAGAGTGTCATCGACGCCACTTTGGCCGCCGCTTCGGGTGCGGACCTGCCCATCGACTACGACCACCAAATCCTTTGGAGCCGCGACAACGGCCGCCCCGCGCCGGCCGCAGGCTGGTTCAAAGAATTTGCGGTGCGGGACGACGGTATTTGGGCTCGCGTGGAATGGACGCCGACGGCGGAGGCCTGCATCGCTGCCCGAGAATATCGATACCTTTCGCCTGTTTTCTGGTTCGACGTGGATGGTCGCGTCCTGCGCATTGAGCACGCGGCCCTTACCAATACCCCTGAACTGGAGATGCAGGCCCTGGCCAGCAGGCTCCATAACCCCAACGGAGGAGAAATGACCCTCGAACAGGTCATTGCCGCCCTGGCTGCCGCGTATGGGCTCAAGCCCGACACGACGGCCGAAGGGATCGTCACGTGCGCCCAGGGGGAGGCCAAAAGCCTCGCCGCCATGGCCAAACGCCTGGGGCTCCCCGAAACCGCCATGGCCTATGAAGCCGACAAGGCCCTGGCCGACGTCCTGGCCGCCGTCGAGGAAACCGCCAAGGCCATGGGGATGTCCGATCCGGTCAAGCCGGCCCAGCTGGCCGCCTGCGCCAGGGACGTCCTCGCCAAGCGGGGCCAGCCGGACGCCAGCCCCGATCCCACCAAGTGGGCTCCCGTGTCCGAGCTGCAAGCCGTGGCCTCGCGCCTTGCGGCCCTGGAAAACAGCCAGGCCAAAGACAAGGCCGTTGAGGCAGTGGAAGCGGCCATGAAGGCCGGCAAGGTCACGCCCGGCAACAAGGATTGGGCGTTGGCCTACGCGTCCAAGGACCTCGAAGGATTCAAGGCTTTCGCGGCGGTTGCGCCGTCCATCGTCAAGCCCGGCCAGGAAGGTCCGCACGGCCAGCCGCCGGCCGCCGATGGGCAGCTCGGCGAGATCGATCTGGCCGTGTGTTCGCGTCTCGGCCTCGATCCCGAGGCGTTCAAGAAGAGTCTGAAAAAGGAGGGAGTGTAA
- a CDS encoding minor capsid protein, with translation MATNDDGSIRFQPLPPEEAIAYFKAKGFNQVESWDWRDMWQAEHATAFTVAKTAGFDVLKDIQAATDAAISQGLTLKQFSAQLTPILQAKGWWGKMEKADPLTGEVKDVQLGSPRRLKIIYDTNMRMSQAAGEWARIQRAKKYAPYLLYSAILDGVTRPQHRAWNGTVLPVDHPWWKTHYPPNGWHCRCSTIQLSAHDLEAFGYKVSPDPEDDLTLYTNDRTGETQMIPRGIDPGFAYNPGEAALDGHAARAMMGKLVDTSPDMAAAQAASARFVVPALKRDLADWIKPRLDALAAGTPIKTGERRVVGALPDEVLEFFAAGRASAGGEAVELSSGAITLSEAGIAHIYRETKRASGIGLPREVIARAVDALWEPEAIYWDKANPALLYLIDAGEESAGKLVVQVNYAAKAHDAAGARVRIVTNDVRSGRIIDPAVLDNAGLYERIK, from the coding sequence GTGGCGACAAATGACGATGGCTCTATCCGTTTCCAGCCGCTCCCGCCCGAGGAAGCCATTGCCTATTTCAAGGCCAAGGGATTTAACCAGGTCGAAAGCTGGGACTGGCGCGACATGTGGCAGGCCGAGCATGCCACGGCGTTTACCGTGGCGAAAACGGCCGGCTTCGACGTGCTCAAGGATATCCAGGCCGCGACCGACGCGGCCATCAGCCAAGGCTTGACCCTCAAACAGTTTTCGGCCCAACTGACCCCTATCCTGCAAGCGAAAGGATGGTGGGGCAAAATGGAAAAAGCGGACCCGCTGACCGGCGAGGTCAAGGACGTGCAACTCGGCAGCCCACGACGACTCAAGATCATCTACGACACCAACATGCGCATGTCCCAGGCGGCTGGCGAATGGGCGCGCATACAACGGGCCAAGAAGTACGCGCCCTACCTGCTTTATTCGGCCATTCTGGATGGCGTCACGCGCCCTCAACACCGCGCTTGGAATGGGACCGTCCTGCCGGTCGATCACCCTTGGTGGAAGACCCACTATCCACCTAATGGCTGGCACTGCCGGTGCTCGACCATCCAGCTTTCGGCCCACGACCTAGAAGCCTTTGGCTACAAGGTGTCGCCCGATCCCGAGGACGACCTGACCCTCTACACCAACGACCGCACGGGCGAGACGCAAATGATCCCGCGCGGCATCGATCCGGGCTTTGCCTACAACCCGGGCGAGGCGGCGCTCGACGGCCACGCGGCCCGGGCCATGATGGGTAAGCTCGTGGACACCTCGCCGGATATGGCCGCCGCCCAGGCCGCCAGCGCCCGGTTTGTGGTGCCGGCGCTCAAGCGCGATCTGGCGGACTGGATCAAGCCGCGCCTGGATGCCCTGGCCGCCGGGACGCCCATAAAAACCGGTGAACGTCGGGTTGTCGGGGCGCTGCCGGATGAGGTCTTGGAGTTTTTCGCGGCCGGCCGGGCCAGCGCCGGAGGCGAGGCGGTCGAGCTGTCCAGCGGGGCCATCACGCTCTCGGAAGCGGGTATTGCCCACATTTACCGCGAAACAAAGCGGGCAAGCGGCATCGGCCTGCCCCGCGAGGTTATCGCGCGCGCCGTGGACGCCCTCTGGGAGCCGGAGGCGATTTACTGGGACAAGGCCAACCCGGCGCTGTTGTATCTGATCGATGCCGGCGAGGAGTCGGCGGGGAAATTGGTGGTGCAGGTCAACTATGCCGCCAAGGCGCATGACGCGGCTGGGGCGAGAGTGCGCATCGTCACGAACGACGTGCGGTCCGGTCGGATCATCGACCCGGCCGTTTTGGATAACGCCGGGCTGTACGAGCGAATAAAATAA